The Methanococcus voltae genomic sequence AATATATTTAAATATATTATTTTTAAGAGCTTCTTCTTCTTTTTCATTGAAATATTTAGTAATAATCCAATTTCTTAAATTTCCTTTTATTGCTTGCCCTGGTATATATGGAACTCCATATATGTGGTGCAATGTTGAGGAAGTTTCTAAAACGTGAGTATTTCCCAAACCTACTGCCATTCTATTGGCTACTTTAAAAGTTCTGCAAGCATAATTATTATCAAATAACTTTTTGGATATGTCCTCCATATTTTCTTGAGGTTTTGTACTATGTTTATATGAATTACTAATATATTTTAAATCATTATTAGACTTAGTATATTTTTTATCTTTACTATTCCCATCATTATATTTAAAATACCCATATTTATTAAACGTTAATCCAAAATTAATATTATTGGAGTTATTTTTCAAATTAAATATATTGTTTAGTTCCTTACGTTGAAAGATGGTAGTATTATTTGTATTGTCTTTAGAAATTTTTTCACCCCCTTTATTATCTTTTTTTGAATTATTATAATTCTTATTTTGATTATTATTTTGATTTTTTGAATTAGTGGGTTTATTGCTCTTCTTTTTAGCTTGTTCTTTTAAATATTCTTCTTTTTGCATATCTCGAAAATTTAACTTTATTCTTTTATTATTAGGGGCTTTTTCTGTCATATTAACCCCTATTCTATATTTTCATTATTATTTTTTGAATTTGAATTATTATTATCTTCAATCATTCCTTCTGCAAATCTCTTTAACCAACCAATTAATCCCAATGTTCGCTCTGTCGCTAACATGTAGTTTGCAGTGTCTAAGCCACATA encodes the following:
- the cmr6 gene encoding type III-B CRISPR module RAMP protein Cmr6, with product MTEKAPNNKRIKLNFRDMQKEEYLKEQAKKKSNKPTNSKNQNNNQNKNYNNSKKDNKGGEKISKDNTNNTTIFQRKELNNIFNLKNNSNNINFGLTFNKYGYFKYNDGNSKDKKYTKSNNDLKYISNSYKHSTKPQENMEDISKKLFDNNYACRTFKVANRMAVGLGNTHVLETSSTLHHIYGVPYIPGQAIKGNLRNWIITKYFNEKEEEALKNNIFKYIFGSEENMGNIVFMDSYSNKPTMKLDIMNPHYPKYYGGNGAPEDTENPNPINFITFNGEFNIYFGLLDYNNELEKLENDLLEPFDDKNTDKSKQLIDWLFDELSECLKIQGFGAKSTSGYGIGTLTEE